From Candidatus Nomurabacteria bacterium, one genomic window encodes:
- a CDS encoding rhodanese-like domain-containing protein, producing MTKEQLDAANPEEVLLVDIRESEELLMQPPLSGAVHIPMGNIIREAEDGNLPKDKTIVTICRSGGRCQVTNEALSKLGYKTDLLEGGMMSI from the coding sequence ATGACAAAAGAACAGCTAGACGCAGCTAACCCCGAAGAGGTACTACTCGTAGACATTAGAGAAAGCGAGGAACTTCTCATGCAGCCGCCGTTATCTGGCGCAGTACATATTCCGATGGGTAATATTATCCGAGAAGCAGAAGATGGAAATCTGCCGAAAGATAAAACTATTGTGACCATCTGTCGCAGCGGAGGACGTTGCCAAGTCACCAATGAAGCACTCAGCAAGCTTGGCTATAAGACAGACCTGCTTGAAGGTGGCATGATGAGTATATAA
- the uvrA gene encoding excinuclease ABC subunit UvrA — MPTPKKKPQTKTKWEEGNSVDGGKIIVRGARTHNLKNIDVEMPRGKMIAITGPSGSGKSSLAFDTIFAEGQRRYVESLSPYARQFLNKMQKPDVDEISGLSPAISIDQKSASRNPRSTVATITEIYDYLRIVYARIGQPYCIDVDVPIQKLSQDEILGIVLKSIEDREVKAATKKQSEKVLGIEVSKGRVSIFAPVVVGRKGEYYQMLYDLLGKGYETVKIDGEVKQLREKIVLTKTKRHDIDVLIDEIYVSEFTDDPKGSRERLSEAVELALMEANGMVKIESPDGSERTLSAKFTCPVDGSSFPEVEPRLFSFNSPYGACPECNGLGVVGIFQSDECPVCNGARLRKEALRVYLGGDDKKDLGVNIVDFTKLTVSEAANFVANLKLSKKQEEIAWPALREVIERLDFMKDVGIEYLTLDRRANTLSGGEAQRIRLASQLGSGLVGALYVLDEPSIGLHQRDNDKLIKTLQELRDLGNTIVVVEHDEDTIYASDYLVDIGPGAGVHGGSVIVADHLDKLLSAKTNQSKSITLDYLRGDKKIEVPERRTSEKGKIQIKGGKAFNIKNMNVDVPLGRFVCITGVSGSGKSTFMYEILDRNLKARLEKRYRTAKTFNCSSITGTEYLGRSILIDQSPIGRTPRSNPATYTGAFTHIRDLFAATSEARARGWKPGRFSFNVKGGRCEACQGNGVIAVEMHFLPTVYVTCDVCDGTRFTKETLEVYYKGKNIHDVLHMTIEDAHEFYIDVPAIQERLKSLLDVGLGYLELGQSATTLSGGEAQRVKIASELYRPHTQKSIYLLDEPTVGLHYEDVKKLIEILQQLVNHGNTVVVIEHNLDFIKSADYIIDIGPEGGAGGGQIVAKGTPEEVAENEKSHTGRYLKKIL, encoded by the coding sequence ATGCCTACACCAAAGAAAAAACCACAGACTAAGACCAAATGGGAGGAAGGAAACAGCGTCGATGGCGGGAAGATCATTGTACGTGGCGCGCGCACCCACAACCTCAAGAACATTGATGTCGAGATGCCACGTGGCAAAATGATCGCTATCACCGGCCCCTCTGGTTCCGGTAAGTCATCGCTTGCATTTGATACTATTTTTGCCGAAGGACAGCGCCGGTATGTCGAGTCACTTTCGCCGTATGCACGACAGTTTCTTAACAAAATGCAGAAGCCTGATGTTGATGAGATCTCTGGTCTCTCACCAGCTATTTCAATCGACCAAAAATCTGCCTCACGCAACCCACGATCAACTGTCGCAACTATCACTGAGATCTACGACTATCTTCGTATCGTCTATGCGCGCATTGGACAACCATACTGTATCGACGTCGATGTACCGATCCAAAAGCTCTCACAAGACGAGATCCTCGGCATTGTACTTAAGTCTATCGAAGACAGGGAAGTGAAGGCAGCAACCAAGAAGCAGTCAGAAAAAGTCCTCGGTATCGAGGTTTCAAAAGGCCGTGTCTCGATCTTTGCGCCGGTGGTGGTTGGTCGAAAGGGTGAATACTACCAGATGCTCTACGATCTGCTCGGCAAGGGATATGAAACAGTGAAAATCGATGGGGAAGTGAAGCAGCTCCGCGAGAAGATCGTACTCACCAAAACCAAACGACACGACATCGATGTCCTGATCGACGAGATCTATGTCAGTGAATTCACCGACGATCCAAAAGGCTCACGAGAGCGCCTCTCAGAGGCCGTAGAATTGGCTCTGATGGAAGCAAATGGCATGGTCAAGATCGAAAGTCCAGACGGCTCAGAACGCACACTTTCAGCCAAGTTCACCTGTCCGGTAGACGGATCATCCTTCCCAGAAGTAGAGCCACGTCTCTTTTCATTCAACTCACCATACGGAGCATGTCCCGAATGTAACGGTCTCGGGGTGGTTGGCATTTTCCAGTCAGACGAATGTCCGGTGTGTAACGGTGCCCGTCTCCGTAAGGAAGCACTTCGCGTGTACCTTGGTGGCGATGACAAGAAAGATCTCGGAGTGAACATCGTAGACTTCACCAAACTTACAGTAAGTGAAGCAGCGAACTTCGTTGCAAATCTCAAGCTCAGCAAGAAGCAAGAGGAAATTGCCTGGCCAGCACTACGTGAGGTGATCGAGCGACTGGACTTCATGAAGGATGTAGGTATCGAGTACCTCACGCTTGATCGCCGCGCGAATACACTTTCAGGTGGCGAAGCACAGCGTATCCGACTCGCCTCGCAGCTTGGTTCTGGGCTTGTAGGCGCACTCTACGTACTCGACGAACCATCGATTGGACTTCACCAGCGTGATAACGACAAGCTGATCAAAACGCTTCAGGAACTACGCGATCTCGGCAATACCATCGTGGTAGTAGAACACGATGAGGACACGATCTATGCTTCAGATTATCTGGTGGATATCGGCCCGGGTGCTGGTGTGCACGGCGGTAGTGTGATCGTCGCTGATCATCTCGATAAGCTGCTGAGTGCAAAAACGAATCAATCAAAGTCGATCACGCTCGACTACCTTCGCGGTGATAAAAAGATCGAAGTTCCTGAACGGCGTACGAGTGAAAAGGGAAAGATTCAGATCAAAGGCGGAAAAGCCTTCAACATTAAGAACATGAATGTCGACGTGCCACTCGGTCGTTTTGTGTGTATCACTGGGGTGTCGGGTTCTGGAAAGTCGACTTTCATGTACGAAATTCTTGACCGCAATCTCAAGGCTCGGCTCGAGAAGCGCTACCGCACCGCCAAGACCTTCAACTGCTCATCGATCACTGGCACTGAGTACCTTGGTCGTTCGATCTTGATCGACCAATCTCCAATCGGTCGCACGCCACGCTCAAACCCAGCTACGTACACTGGGGCTTTTACACATATCCGTGATCTCTTTGCTGCCACCAGTGAAGCTCGAGCGCGCGGTTGGAAACCGGGACGTTTTAGCTTCAACGTAAAAGGAGGACGTTGTGAAGCCTGTCAGGGCAATGGAGTAATTGCAGTTGAAATGCACTTCTTGCCAACCGTGTATGTAACTTGTGATGTCTGTGATGGTACGCGCTTCACCAAGGAAACCCTCGAGGTGTACTACAAGGGTAAAAATATTCACGACGTGCTCCACATGACCATTGAGGATGCGCATGAGTTCTATATTGACGTGCCTGCGATTCAGGAGCGTTTGAAATCACTACTCGATGTTGGCCTTGGGTACTTAGAGCTTGGTCAAAGTGCTACAACACTCTCGGGCGGGGAAGCGCAACGCGTAAAAATCGCCTCTGAGCTTTATCGGCCACATACGCAAAAAAGTATCTACTTACTCGACGAACCAACTGTGGGTCTGCACTACGAGGACGTCAAAAAGCTTATCGAGATTCTCCAACAGCTGGTAAACCACGGCAATACCGTGGTAGTGATCGAACACAACCTCGACTTTATTAAGAGCGCTGACTACATCATTGATATCGGTCCTGAAGGCGGTGCTGGCGGCGGTCAAATCGTCGCAAAAGGCACACCAGAAGAAGTGGCTGAAAACGAGAAGTCACACACAGGACGATACTTAAAGAAGATATTGTAA
- a CDS encoding HD domain-containing protein, translating into MLPHIWELIESHTDKRSVMRAVAQVWDKGSAEYADIQEAYCDAFRGHRDQTRDSGERYFRHVLGVVIIILCWLKIHDADLIIAAFLHDLVEDKPHLWTLRKIEAKYGKRVANLVRAVTKPEYSRYGGKTERHAVATANKVRMGGRIAIILKLADRLHNMLTLWGTPRKKQSKIRETTIYYLPMAHQVKLLWRELHLAIAEQIKSDHMYDNEDSEVGHDLLA; encoded by the coding sequence ATGCTTCCTCATATTTGGGAGCTCATTGAAAGTCACACTGACAAGCGATCTGTCATGCGGGCAGTAGCACAAGTGTGGGATAAAGGTTCGGCTGAATACGCTGATATCCAGGAAGCGTACTGTGATGCTTTTCGGGGGCATCGAGATCAGACACGCGATAGCGGTGAGCGCTACTTCAGACATGTGCTTGGAGTCGTGATCATCATTTTGTGCTGGCTCAAGATCCACGATGCTGATCTTATCATCGCAGCCTTTTTGCACGATCTGGTCGAAGACAAGCCACACCTGTGGACGCTTCGCAAGATCGAAGCTAAGTATGGCAAACGTGTCGCGAATCTCGTGCGTGCAGTGACCAAGCCAGAGTACTCACGCTACGGCGGCAAGACAGAACGGCACGCAGTTGCCACTGCTAACAAGGTGCGGATGGGGGGCAGGATTGCCATTATCCTCAAGTTGGCAGACAGGCTGCACAACATGCTCACCCTCTGGGGCACACCACGGAAGAAGCAAAGCAAGATACGGGAGACTACCATCTACTACTTGCCCATGGCGCATCAAGTTAAGCTGCTCTGGCGTGAGCTACACCTAGCGATCGCCGAGCAGATCAAGTCCGACCACATGTATGACAACGAAGACAGTGAAGTGGGTCACGACTTACTAGCCTAA
- the uvrB gene encoding excinuclease ABC subunit UvrB, with product MSAVSTFTHSRYSSKVKFEIATDKQPAGDQPKAIEALVQGIKAGNRHQTLLGVTGSGKTFTAANVIQQIQKPTLVIAHNKTLAAQLAQEYKDFFPNNAVHYFVSYYDYYQPEAYMPTSDTYIEKEAQINEEIDRLRHASTQALLTREDVIIVASVSCIYGLGSPAEYEKKHLRIERGFETTRTDMLRVLVDMYFERTNADLTPGHFRAVGNTVEIMPTNERVIYRLGFSGNKVSNITKIDGVSRSIIDEPEVFFLFPAKHFVTPEDERKVAMADIKLELDEQLKYFKKEGKILEAERLKRRTEHDLALIREVGYCNGIENYSRHFDRRKAGEAPYTLLSYFPHKEDGTPDFLTIIDESHVTIPQLNGMYAGDQSRKKTLVEFGFRLPSAVDNRPLKFAEFEERVGQQIYTTATPGKFELAALEKEGLKPIEQIIRPTGLVDPEIDVRGIVEEGEYPGQVKDFIDESVKVIGRGARVLVTTLTKQMAEDLAEFLEEKNIKTKYIHSDVETIERIEILTDFRKGTFDCLVGVNLLREGLDLPEVELVAILDADKAGFLRSETALIQTIGRAARNVNGRVILYADEITDSLEYAISETTRRREMQLTYNKEHGITPKTIAKEIKSIADQLRTDHDETVDTLLKVDMELFRKNPKKVLKEKRRQMEEAVAILDFETAAIIRDEIKYLEEQNAK from the coding sequence ATTAGCGCTGTTTCCACATTTACTCATTCACGCTATAGTAGCAAGGTGAAATTTGAGATCGCAACCGACAAGCAACCAGCCGGAGATCAACCGAAGGCGATCGAGGCGCTGGTACAGGGGATCAAAGCTGGTAATCGACACCAGACGCTTTTGGGAGTGACTGGCTCCGGTAAGACCTTTACCGCCGCAAACGTGATCCAGCAGATCCAGAAGCCAACCCTAGTGATCGCACACAACAAAACACTCGCAGCACAGCTGGCACAAGAGTACAAAGATTTTTTTCCAAACAATGCCGTACACTACTTCGTGTCGTACTACGATTACTACCAACCAGAGGCATACATGCCGACCAGTGATACCTATATCGAGAAGGAAGCGCAGATCAACGAAGAGATCGATCGACTTCGTCACGCCAGTACTCAAGCTCTTCTGACCCGAGAAGACGTGATCATTGTGGCGTCTGTCTCGTGCATCTACGGCCTGGGCTCTCCGGCAGAATATGAAAAGAAGCATTTGCGCATTGAACGTGGTTTCGAGACCACTCGCACTGACATGCTCCGAGTCCTGGTAGACATGTACTTCGAGCGCACCAATGCTGACCTCACTCCAGGACATTTTCGAGCAGTAGGGAACACAGTAGAGATCATGCCGACCAACGAGCGAGTTATTTATCGACTTGGCTTTTCTGGCAACAAGGTATCGAATATTACAAAAATTGACGGCGTTTCACGTTCGATCATCGATGAACCTGAGGTATTCTTCCTTTTTCCAGCCAAGCACTTCGTTACTCCAGAGGACGAACGAAAGGTCGCTATGGCTGACATCAAGCTTGAGCTTGATGAACAACTCAAATATTTCAAGAAGGAAGGGAAGATCCTTGAAGCTGAGCGTCTCAAACGACGAACCGAGCACGATCTCGCGCTGATTCGAGAGGTTGGGTACTGTAATGGTATCGAAAACTACTCGCGCCACTTCGACCGTCGTAAGGCCGGCGAAGCGCCATACACACTCCTTTCATACTTCCCACACAAGGAAGACGGTACGCCAGATTTCTTAACCATTATCGACGAATCACACGTGACGATTCCACAACTCAATGGTATGTACGCCGGCGACCAGTCACGCAAGAAGACATTGGTTGAATTTGGTTTCCGTCTCCCGAGCGCGGTCGACAACCGACCGCTCAAGTTCGCGGAGTTCGAAGAACGTGTCGGGCAACAAATCTACACTACCGCAACACCTGGCAAGTTTGAGCTGGCAGCACTTGAAAAAGAGGGTCTGAAGCCAATTGAGCAGATCATCCGCCCGACCGGACTGGTAGACCCCGAGATCGATGTGCGCGGGATCGTCGAGGAAGGTGAGTATCCAGGCCAAGTGAAGGACTTCATTGATGAGTCGGTAAAAGTGATCGGCAGGGGAGCGCGCGTGCTCGTAACCACACTCACGAAGCAAATGGCTGAAGACTTGGCAGAGTTTCTTGAAGAAAAGAACATCAAGACCAAGTATATTCATAGTGATGTGGAGACCATCGAACGGATTGAGATCTTGACCGACTTTCGAAAAGGGACCTTTGACTGCTTGGTCGGTGTGAACCTCCTGCGCGAGGGGCTCGACCTACCTGAAGTAGAGCTGGTTGCGATTCTCGATGCTGACAAAGCTGGGTTTCTCCGCAGCGAAACAGCCCTCATTCAGACCATTGGTCGTGCTGCTCGAAATGTAAACGGTCGGGTGATCCTCTACGCGGACGAGATAACTGATTCACTTGAATATGCGATCAGTGAGACAACACGTCGTCGTGAAATGCAGCTGACATACAACAAGGAACACGGGATCACACCAAAGACTATCGCTAAAGAGATCAAGTCGATTGCTGATCAACTCCGCACTGATCACGACGAGACGGTAGACACATTACTCAAGGTAGACATGGAGCTCTTTAGGAAAAACCCTAAGAAAGTCCTGAAAGAAAAGCGCCGACAGATGGAGGAAGCCGTAGCCATTTTAGACTTTGAAACAGCTGCCATCATTCGTGATGAGATCAAATACCTGGAAGAGCAGAATGCCAAGTAG
- a CDS encoding HAMP domain-containing histidine kinase yields the protein MISETLTVLERGLKIMKSNSRMVLVAILVFVFPLIFVWVTQNFFATAYDNIDTAEKKRVAMLHDTIAAVLQTPGYQDELLSNLINYYGAENPDITKVRILKVTESGLLITHALREDLINSYDESTATFETLPGAVKSGPVIVPLQIDGVRVWQVFRQVQTDTVDYYVFSEHSFSMIDAVMAARRQESYYGLTAIFLFLIALAYWINRQTHWSVEHSKLQTQLRDRDLFSNMIAHEFRAPLTAIKGYASFLQESESIEATDKRYVSNIRTSAERLVALVNDFLEVARLQSGKMDLQMETIDVRKVVIAVAEDLKPTATEKGLSLTYKPGTKPLPVSTDKNRLTQVLINIVNNAIKYTNEGSVELSVQEERERVIIRVMDTGMGISAEDQKKLFAPFERVGNVEQTATTGTGLGMYITKKLIELLGGTIGVESIKGVGSHIVLSLPLE from the coding sequence ATGATCTCAGAAACACTCACTGTCCTTGAACGAGGACTGAAGATCATGAAGTCAAACTCACGAATGGTGCTCGTTGCCATTTTAGTATTCGTGTTTCCACTGATCTTCGTATGGGTGACACAAAATTTCTTCGCAACAGCATACGACAACATCGACACCGCTGAAAAGAAGCGAGTTGCGATGCTGCACGACACTATTGCTGCAGTCTTGCAGACACCAGGATACCAGGATGAGCTTTTAAGCAATCTCATCAATTACTACGGTGCAGAAAATCCAGATATTACTAAGGTTAGAATCCTTAAAGTCACTGAGAGTGGTTTACTTATCACACACGCACTACGTGAAGACCTGATCAATAGTTACGATGAGTCCACCGCTACATTTGAAACGCTTCCGGGTGCAGTTAAAAGTGGCCCCGTTATTGTGCCACTGCAAATTGACGGTGTTCGTGTCTGGCAAGTCTTCAGGCAAGTGCAGACCGATACAGTCGATTACTATGTCTTTTCAGAACATAGCTTCAGCATGATCGATGCGGTAATGGCTGCTCGACGACAAGAATCCTACTATGGACTTACCGCAATATTCTTATTTTTGATCGCGCTCGCATATTGGATCAACCGCCAAACGCACTGGAGCGTTGAACACAGCAAACTACAGACTCAACTACGAGACCGAGACCTCTTCTCCAACATGATCGCACATGAGTTCCGCGCACCGCTCACTGCCATTAAGGGCTATGCGAGTTTCTTGCAAGAATCTGAGTCAATTGAGGCAACAGACAAACGCTATGTGAGTAACATTCGAACTTCAGCTGAACGATTAGTAGCACTCGTTAATGACTTCCTTGAAGTGGCTCGTCTGCAATCTGGAAAAATGGATCTACAAATGGAGACGATCGACGTCAGAAAGGTAGTGATCGCAGTGGCAGAAGACTTGAAGCCAACAGCTACAGAAAAGGGATTATCTCTAACGTACAAGCCAGGAACTAAGCCACTCCCAGTCTCTACGGACAAGAATCGACTCACTCAAGTTCTGATCAACATCGTAAATAACGCTATCAAGTACACAAATGAAGGATCAGTTGAATTAAGCGTCCAAGAAGAAAGAGAGCGAGTGATCATACGTGTCATGGACACCGGTATGGGCATCAGTGCAGAAGACCAGAAAAAGCTGTTTGCTCCATTCGAACGAGTCGGAAATGTCGAACAAACTGCCACAACGGGAACTGGTCTTGGTATGTACATTACAAAAAAGCTTATTGAGCTTTTGGGTGGCACTATCGGTGTCGAGTCTATCAAGGGAGTCGGTTCACATATCGTACTGTCCTTGCCGCTAGAGTAA
- a CDS encoding D-alanine--D-alanine ligase, with translation MKRVAVLRGGPSEEYAVSMETGKGVLNALRGLQYPTRDIVITRQGEWLYDGIVRTPQQLLEGIDVVFIALHGHYGEDGQVQRILERNNIPFTGSRSLPSAIAFNKELTKRTLQSHGIAMPRHRRFGREEVDNIAEAVPQIVSDIGKELFVKPIASGSSVGAYYVPNQERLHTVLEELLQQHEQVLIEEFIRGREATVGVLNDFRNESLYILPVVEIVPPNGKPLFSYDDKYNGQTEEIVPGRFTYHEKSKLGEIAALVHDVIECQNYSRSDFIVRNGEVYFLEVNTLPGLTSESLFPKAAAAIGLEYPQLIQHLVETAQV, from the coding sequence ATGAAAAGAGTTGCAGTACTTCGAGGCGGCCCGAGTGAAGAATATGCTGTCTCAATGGAAACAGGAAAGGGGGTTTTAAATGCGCTTCGCGGCCTCCAATATCCAACGAGAGATATAGTTATCACAAGGCAAGGTGAATGGCTGTACGACGGTATTGTACGCACCCCACAACAGCTCCTTGAGGGTATTGATGTCGTTTTTATTGCGCTACATGGACACTACGGAGAAGATGGGCAAGTGCAGCGTATTTTAGAGCGAAACAATATTCCATTCACCGGCAGCCGCTCTCTACCTTCAGCGATCGCATTCAACAAAGAACTCACCAAGCGAACCCTACAGTCGCACGGTATCGCCATGCCAAGACATCGTCGCTTTGGGCGTGAAGAGGTAGACAATATTGCAGAAGCGGTTCCACAGATCGTCAGCGACATTGGAAAAGAGCTTTTTGTAAAGCCTATCGCAAGCGGATCCTCTGTTGGCGCTTACTATGTACCTAATCAGGAACGCCTTCATACAGTCCTTGAAGAACTCTTACAACAACACGAGCAGGTTCTTATTGAAGAATTTATTCGTGGTCGAGAGGCGACAGTCGGTGTGCTTAACGATTTTCGTAATGAGTCTCTCTACATACTTCCAGTTGTGGAGATCGTTCCGCCAAACGGTAAACCGCTCTTTTCTTACGATGATAAATACAATGGACAAACTGAAGAGATAGTCCCAGGCAGATTCACCTACCACGAGAAATCAAAGCTCGGCGAGATAGCTGCACTGGTGCACGATGTGATCGAGTGTCAAAACTACTCACGAAGTGACTTCATCGTACGCAACGGCGAAGTCTACTTCCTTGAGGTAAATACGCTTCCAGGACTCACATCTGAATCACTATTCCCAAAGGCAGCTGCTGCCATTGGTCTTGAGTACCCTCAGCTGATCCAGCATCTGGTCGAAACTGCACAAGTGTAG
- a CDS encoding GIY-YIG nuclease family protein encodes MNKESLQKKKLPDTPGVYFFLGARKKILYIGKATSLRNRVRSYFTDDIKEKRSELIEKMVAEAKTVEWTETDSVLEALILETNLIRTHKPHYNTRSKDDKSYNHLVITNEEWPRVLVVRGKDLTESFTEKEIKYEFGPFPSGMLFREALKIVRRLFKFYDTKAPVGKEKTKLAKGRIDFNRQIGLYPDQQSKTEYRKTIRHIKLFFQGKKQLVIKELEKEMMQLAKAERFEKAQVIKGRIFALQHIQDIALIKDDSRVYRDEKRIRIEAYDIAHLQGTDMVGVMTVVEGGEPAKSEYRQFKIRTLDDANDPAALSEVLARRLKHPEWPFPQLIVVDGSTAQKNAAERTLKATGFHIPVVAVVKDDRHKPIRLIGQKSLLELHQQSILLANAESHRFAVNFHRARRSKKLRS; translated from the coding sequence ATGAATAAGGAAAGCCTGCAAAAGAAAAAACTGCCAGATACGCCAGGTGTGTACTTCTTTCTAGGCGCCCGAAAAAAGATTCTCTACATAGGCAAGGCAACCTCACTACGCAATCGAGTACGCAGCTACTTTACTGACGATATCAAGGAAAAACGCTCTGAACTGATTGAGAAAATGGTAGCCGAAGCCAAGACGGTTGAATGGACAGAAACGGACAGCGTGCTCGAAGCACTTATTCTCGAGACCAACCTCATCCGTACCCACAAACCGCACTACAATACCCGAAGCAAGGATGATAAAAGCTACAACCATCTTGTGATCACCAACGAGGAGTGGCCGCGTGTGCTGGTGGTGCGAGGTAAAGACCTGACAGAATCCTTTACTGAGAAAGAGATAAAGTATGAGTTCGGGCCATTTCCGAGCGGGATGTTATTTCGCGAAGCACTCAAGATCGTACGTCGACTGTTTAAATTTTACGATACTAAAGCACCCGTCGGAAAAGAGAAGACAAAGCTAGCGAAAGGACGGATCGACTTCAACCGACAGATCGGACTCTATCCTGACCAACAATCTAAAACTGAGTACCGCAAGACGATCCGCCACATCAAACTCTTTTTTCAAGGAAAGAAGCAGCTAGTCATCAAAGAACTCGAGAAAGAGATGATGCAGCTTGCAAAAGCTGAGAGGTTCGAGAAAGCTCAAGTGATCAAGGGTCGTATTTTTGCGCTGCAGCACATTCAAGATATTGCCCTCATCAAAGATGACTCTCGTGTCTACCGCGACGAAAAACGCATCAGGATCGAAGCCTATGACATTGCACATTTACAGGGGACAGATATGGTGGGGGTGATGACCGTGGTGGAAGGCGGCGAGCCAGCCAAGAGTGAGTATCGGCAATTTAAGATCAGGACGCTCGACGACGCGAACGATCCAGCAGCACTCAGTGAAGTGCTGGCTCGCCGCCTCAAGCACCCCGAATGGCCATTTCCACAACTGATCGTGGTCGACGGCTCAACGGCGCAGAAAAATGCAGCAGAACGCACCTTGAAAGCCACTGGCTTTCATATTCCAGTAGTGGCGGTCGTCAAAGACGACCGCCACAAACCGATCCGCCTAATCGGCCAGAAGAGCCTCCTAGAGCTTCACCAGCAATCCATCCTCCTAGCCAATGCAGAATCACACCGTTTTGCAGTGAACTTCCATCGTGCTAGGCGCAGTAAAAAACTTCGCTCGTAA
- a CDS encoding response regulator: MSVLSNKRVLVVDSESAQLSEVASMLTSEGVEVESLPCSEVTPEKVAELDIDLVLLNHLHEGVACNDTLALLRSVGVTAVMPILVQVDDTTESIQTALSSGAADYTTPDEPAASVIQKMRAIFDQGDTFAGSSDIDITPTETTVTKTGIRVYVVEDDPLLRNLLSVRMEKSSFPYEFSVDGSGALEAMHQFKPDIIILDLMLPGKSGFEVLQEVKADEMLKDVPVIVFSNKDGQEDRARAKQLGAAGFYVKAMTDLSELIDKIAAHAKA; this comes from the coding sequence ATGTCAGTACTCAGTAACAAGCGCGTCCTTGTTGTGGACAGCGAAAGTGCGCAGTTAAGCGAAGTTGCTTCAATGCTCACTTCAGAAGGAGTGGAGGTGGAATCACTTCCTTGCAGCGAGGTTACCCCGGAGAAGGTTGCCGAGCTGGACATTGATCTGGTCCTACTAAATCACCTCCATGAAGGAGTCGCCTGCAACGACACTTTGGCTCTCCTCCGGAGCGTTGGTGTCACGGCTGTTATGCCGATCCTTGTGCAAGTTGATGATACGACAGAATCTATTCAAACCGCTCTCTCAAGCGGCGCAGCAGACTACACCACTCCAGACGAACCAGCAGCTTCAGTTATTCAGAAAATGCGTGCTATTTTTGACCAAGGAGACACCTTTGCTGGCAGTTCCGATATTGATATCACCCCAACTGAAACGACTGTTACAAAAACCGGTATCAGGGTGTATGTGGTTGAAGACGACCCACTACTACGAAATCTTCTCTCTGTGCGGATGGAGAAATCATCGTTCCCGTATGAATTCAGTGTGGATGGCTCTGGCGCGCTTGAGGCAATGCACCAATTTAAGCCTGACATCATCATTCTTGACCTTATGCTCCCAGGCAAAAGCGGATTCGAAGTCCTGCAGGAAGTCAAGGCTGACGAAATGCTTAAAGACGTGCCTGTGATCGTCTTTTCAAACAAGGATGGTCAGGAAGATCGTGCTCGAGCTAAACAACTCGGAGCTGCTGGTTTCTACGTGAAAGCCATGACCGATCTCTCAGAACTCATTGATAAAATAGCTGCACATGCAAAGGCATAA
- a CDS encoding prepilin-type N-terminal cleavage/methylation domain-containing protein, with amino-acid sequence MHAIRKNAFLQKNNNRGYTIIELLIVISIIAILASIILPKLGEARESARLARATQELSSIHKSLVQYRSKYGEYPADTNRNIPPGLEEFLGPGIWPDAAWPGSVFDWDNWEDPDDPSKRIMQVSIRFCPIGQPAQCKFPDADWAASFDINSAVYYCVEGACRSHLSKPINHPGYCVNCQN; translated from the coding sequence ATGCACGCTATAAGAAAGAACGCATTTTTGCAAAAAAATAACAATCGTGGCTACACGATCATTGAGCTGCTGATCGTCATCAGTATCATTGCTATTCTTGCGAGCATTATTCTTCCCAAGCTAGGGGAAGCACGAGAATCAGCGCGTCTTGCTAGAGCGACACAAGAGCTAAGCTCAATTCACAAATCACTAGTGCAGTACCGTTCAAAATATGGTGAGTATCCAGCTGATACCAACCGTAATATCCCCCCTGGTCTAGAAGAGTTCCTCGGCCCTGGTATCTGGCCCGACGCAGCGTGGCCTGGCAGTGTGTTTGACTGGGACAATTGGGAAGACCCAGATGATCCATCAAAGCGGATCATGCAGGTCAGTATTCGTTTTTGCCCGATCGGACAACCTGCACAATGTAAGTTCCCAGACGCAGATTGGGCTGCTAGTTTTGATATCAATAGTGCAGTCTACTACTGTGTGGAAGGCGCTTGTCGTTCGCATCTTTCGAAGCCAATCAACCACCCAGGATACTGCGTAAACTGCCAGAATTAG